The stretch of DNA CGCGCGCGGTCAGCCCGCCGGTGTGCTGGATCAGCCGGTCGGCGAGCGTCGACTTGCCATGGTCGATATGCGCGATAATGGAAAAATTGCGGATCTTGGAAAGGTCAGTCATCGCGCCGCCCATACAGGCGGCACGCAAAGCTGTCAGCAGGCAAAGATCGCCTCAGGCAGCCTGCTGAGCGGGTGCGTTGGCGGACAACTTGAATTGCGCGAAGGACGGGTTCGATTCCAGCCCCTGCGCCAGCGTGTAACGACCTGGCGGGAGTGCTTGTAGCGGAACACCGGCTGCAGCGAGTTCATAGGGGCTGACGCGATGCCGCGTACACAGACCCCCTGCCCCGTCGTCGACCAGCTCCTGTTCGAATTCGACGCCCTGGGTATCGTCCATCGTCCGCCGTACCGAACACACCGCCAACTGGCCCTGCCCGAAGTCGAGCACGAACATCGTCCCGATCGGCACGTCTTCCAGACCCTGGATCATCGCCCCCGTGCGCGAGAGATTGCGCAACGTGACGTCGTAATAGTGATCCTCGTGGATCAGCCCGATCTTGCGGAAGACAGTGCGGCGACTTGCCCGCTGGATGCCGGAATCCGTCGGTGCAAGAATCCACTCGCCTTGCGCTATCTCTTCCAGCACCTGCTCGTTCGACATGGCGCCCGAGTAAACGAAACCGCAGACTTGATTCACACCCAGGCGCTTGAGCTCTTCCATTAGTCCCATGGCGTGTACGCCCGAAGCGACGATCTCCATCCCCATCGCACCGCCGAGAGCAACCACCGCTCGGACGAGCTCGAGATCGCCAAGTTCGCTGCCCAGCACCGGTTCGAAGAAGTCAGCCCCGATCTGCAACGCGTCGAACGGCGCGCGGCGAAGGTAGCTGAGCGAGGACAGGCCGGTCCCAAATTGATCGAGCGTCAGGCGCACACCCAGCTTGAACAACGCGGAAAGCGTCTTGTCGACCTTTGCCGGGTCGCCGAGCAGCACCGATTCCGGCAGTCGTAGCTCGAGCCGCGCCGGATCTAGCCCTGTAGACTCCAGCACTTCCCCAACGCCTTCGACAAATCCGTTGGCATCGAACTGAACCGGGCTGACATGCAGCGCGACGCGCAGATCGTGTTCCCACCGAACCGCATCCTCGCAGGCCTTGCGCAAACCCCATTGTCCAATCGGGATGATCAGGCGGCTTCCCTCCGCGACGGGTAAGAATGTTTCCGCTTCGACCCTTCCGCGCTCCTCGTCCGACCAACAGTATTGCGCTTCGAGCGCAATTACCCGGCTGTCGGACAGATCAACCACCGGCTGGTATTCTAGCGTGAAGTGACCGGCTTCTATTGCTTCGGCCAAGTCCTCTTCCATCCGCTTCCGCAGGTTGGCTTCGTGTTCGAGATCGGCAGCGTAGAAGCGGAATTGGCCGCGGCCGCCATTCTTCGATGCGTACAGAGCGAGATCGGCAGCCCGCGTCAGTTCGTCGCGCTCAACGCCATCGTAGGGCGCAATTGCGATGCCGACCGAACAGCCAATCGAACAGCGGCCTTCTTCGACCGAATAGGGCTGCGAAAGGATTTGGATGATCTTCTTGGCAATCTCACCCAGCTCGCCGCGGTCGTCGACATCGGGGATCAGCACCTGGAATTCGTCGCCGCCCAGACGGCCAATCTCGCCGCGTCCGGCGACAGCCCCACGCAAACGGTCTGCCACCTGCTGCAACAACTGGTCCCCGGCCGCGTGACCAAGCGTATCATTGACCTGTTTGAACCGGTCGAGGTCGAGCATCATCAACGCCGCCGCACGCTTGGCCGCGCGGAAGGCGTGAAGGGTTGAGTCGATCCGCTGCTCCATCCGGTGCCGGTTGGCCAGTCCAGTGAGCGAATCGAACTTGGCGAGGCGATTGGCCTCTTCTTCGGCGCGGAACTCGTCCGTTACGTCGACGGCGCTGCCCCGGAAACCTCGAAACTCACCTTCCCCGTCGTACAGGGGGCGACCGGAAAGGCGGAGGACCACGTCAACCGAATCCCGGCTTGCTTGCACAGCTAACCCGGCAAAGCTCTTGCGCGTTCCAAGCCTGAGCCCGAGTGAGCGACCGTCAACTTCGCCTTCGACGGGAATAAAAAGTTGCTGGATTGGCTGGTCGAGGACTTGTTCGGCAGCAAGGCCGAGCGCGGATACGATCCAATTGCTGAGGTAAGTGGTGCGCCCCGCGCCGTCGGTCGTCCAAAACCCAAGAGAACCGCTTACCTCGATATCTTCGACGATCGCCACTTTGTCCGCGGCGGAAACGCTCACGGGAGAGGGCTCGCAGGGGACCTGCACGCCCTTCTTGCCTTTGAAGAAATCGGAGAAGGGCATCGCCCCCATGTTCACCAAGCCTCGATTACCAACGCTGCTACCTGTCCATGGCTAAGCAAGATTGGTTAGTTTTACCCTAACAGACAGGCTTACCTGTCGCGAAAAAATGCCTTCCTACATCCCCTGCCGCCCGTGACGGCGCGACGCGCTTGGATCGATTTCGACGAAGGCCTTACCCTTCCCGCCTGCCCTCAGTTCGGCCTTGAGCAATTCATAGGGATCTTCCGGCAGGCTCGCGAGCGGCCGTCCGGCAGCCTCTATCTGGTACGGAGAGACCCGATGGCGCGTGCACAGCCCGTCAGCGCCATCACTGATCAGCGGCGTCTCGAACTCGACACCCTGCATATAGCCCTCAGAACGACGGACCGTTGCCACGGCGAGTTGCCCACCTCCCAAGTTGAGCACCATCGTCGTTTCCAACGGCACATCGAGCAGGCCTTCAATCATGGCTCCCGTCTTTGACAGGTTCCTCAGCGTAACGTTGTAGCTGTGATCCGCATGGATAACGGAGATCTTGCGATACACTGCGCGGCGCTCGGCACGGTACTTATCCGGACCGCGCGGTTCGTAGCTAAGTTGCCCGCTGGCAAGCCGTTCAAGCAGTTCTTCCTGCGGTATCGCGGGCGAGAAGATATAACCCTGGACAAGGCTGGCGCCGCGTTCCGCCACGAGGTTGAGTTCATCCTTCGTCTCGACCCCCTCGGCGACGGTTTCCATATTGAGGGATTGAGCCAATGAAACGATCGCGCTCATGATCGCCGGATTGTTGTTGCCCTTCTCCGTGGCGCCACGAACGAACGACTGGTCGATCTTGATCTTATCGAACGGCGCGTGTTGCAGGTAGCTGAGCGAACTGTAGCCGGTCCCGAAATCGTCTAGCGCGAGGCGGACGCCGGTTTGCTTGAGTTCTTCGAACATTGCCTGAGTCCGGTCGGTATCTCCCAGGAAGACACTCTCGGTGATCTCCAGTTCCAGCCTGTGCGCTTCGAAACCTGTCTCCATGAGGATTGACTTGACGATTTCGGGCAGATCGTCCCGCGCGAATTGCACGGCCGATACATTGACGGCCACGCGTAGCTCCACGGGCCATTCCTTCGCCTGGCGGCACACCTCGCGGATCGCCCATTCGCCAAGCCCGTTGATGATCCCCAGATCCTCGGCGACCGGGATGAACTGGGACGGCGGGATGAAGCCGCGATCAGGGTGCTCCCAACGCATTAGCGCTTCGAGGGATTTGAGCATATGCGTCTTCGAATCGACGATCGGCTGGAAGAACATCTTCAGCTCGCCATGCTCCAGGGCATCGCGAAGATCCTCTTCGATCTGGCGTCGGTGCTTCGCGCTGTCGGTCAGGTCGATATGGAAGAAGCGATACTGGCCCCGGCCACCCCCCTTTGCCGCATAGAGGGCGAGGTCGGCGGCTTTGACGAGCTCATCGACATCAACCCCGTCATAGGGCGAAACAGCGATGCCCACCGAAGTACCGATCACCGCGCGAGAACCATTGAGCTGATAGGGTTGCGAGATCATCTGGATCAGCTTCTGACCGATTTCGCCCAGGTCGCCACGATCATCCATGTCGGGCAGGATGATCTGGAATTCATCGCCACCCAATCGGCCGATCTCACCCTTTTCACCGATGACCTTTTCGATCCGGCGGGCGACCTGTTTGAGCAGTTCGTCCCCGGCAGGATGCCCAAGTGTGTCATTGACGGCCTTGAAGCGATCAAGATCCATCATGAGCAGCGCACAGCTGCGCTTTGAATTGCGGAACGCCTGGAGGATCGACGTCAAGCGCTTGTTCATCCGGTGGCGGTTGGCCAATCCGGTGAGTGAGTCATATTGCGCCATTCGTTCGGCATCGCGCCGAGACTGGAACGTTGTCGTGATGTCCTTCGCGCTGCCACGGTAACCAACGAAGTCCTGCCTCTCATCAAACTGGGGCTTACCGGCGATCTCCCACCAACATTCGCCCTTCCCCATCGCCAGGCGAACGGGAAGTTGCGAAATCGAATTGCGTGCGCCGAGCAGGAAGTTGAGAGGTCGCTCGGTACTCTGGCCGCATTCTTCGTCGGTCTCCGGCACAAACAGGGCTGTCAGTTGCTTGCCAATGACCTCTTCGACCGGACATCCGAGTTTCTTTGCGGCATTGTCCGACAGGTAGATTACGCGTCCCTGCTTGTCCGTCGCCCAGAACCAGCCGAGTCCGGCATTCTCGAAACTGTCGAGGAGCTCGACACGACGTCGCGTGTCGGCTGCACCAATCGGACGGAGCTCCGATTCCGCGGCATCGCCGTCCAGTCGTGCCTTGGCGCGCGCCCCACGCGCAAAGAACCCTACCATTGGCAGCCTCTATACTCCGACCTGGAGGGAATCCCTCAACCCACTCTGCGTTTGTCCTTAAGCGGTTAGTGGGAAAAACTTTCCAAACGCATAACCATGCCTCTCAAGCCTTTCGATGCGGCTTCCAGCAGGTCGTGCGTGCTTGTGACGTCTTGCGTAGGAGCTATGCTGCTTTACAGCGTCTTGCGGGGAGAAGTGCTGGATGCGCCATATCGCGATCGTGGGCTCAGGCCCTGCGGGTTACTACACTGCCGAGGCAGCGGTTAAGAAATGGGGTGACGACGTCAGGGTTGATGTATTCGACCGCTTGCCTGTGCCATACGGGCTCATCCGCACGGGTGTCGCGCCCGATCATCAGTCCATCAAGGGCG from Erythrobacter mangrovi encodes:
- a CDS encoding putative bifunctional diguanylate cyclase/phosphodiesterase is translated as MGAMPFSDFFKGKKGVQVPCEPSPVSVSAADKVAIVEDIEVSGSLGFWTTDGAGRTTYLSNWIVSALGLAAEQVLDQPIQQLFIPVEGEVDGRSLGLRLGTRKSFAGLAVQASRDSVDVVLRLSGRPLYDGEGEFRGFRGSAVDVTDEFRAEEEANRLAKFDSLTGLANRHRMEQRIDSTLHAFRAAKRAAALMMLDLDRFKQVNDTLGHAAGDQLLQQVADRLRGAVAGRGEIGRLGGDEFQVLIPDVDDRGELGEIAKKIIQILSQPYSVEEGRCSIGCSVGIAIAPYDGVERDELTRAADLALYASKNGGRGQFRFYAADLEHEANLRKRMEEDLAEAIEAGHFTLEYQPVVDLSDSRVIALEAQYCWSDEERGRVEAETFLPVAEGSRLIIPIGQWGLRKACEDAVRWEHDLRVALHVSPVQFDANGFVEGVGEVLESTGLDPARLELRLPESVLLGDPAKVDKTLSALFKLGVRLTLDQFGTGLSSLSYLRRAPFDALQIGADFFEPVLGSELGDLELVRAVVALGGAMGMEIVASGVHAMGLMEELKRLGVNQVCGFVYSGAMSNEQVLEEIAQGEWILAPTDSGIQRASRRTVFRKIGLIHEDHYYDVTLRNLSRTGAMIQGLEDVPIGTMFVLDFGQGQLAVCSVRRTMDDTQGVEFEQELVDDGAGGLCTRHRVSPYELAAAGVPLQALPPGRYTLAQGLESNPSFAQFKLSANAPAQQAA
- a CDS encoding EAL domain-containing protein; protein product: MVGFFARGARAKARLDGDAAESELRPIGAADTRRRVELLDSFENAGLGWFWATDKQGRVIYLSDNAAKKLGCPVEEVIGKQLTALFVPETDEECGQSTERPLNFLLGARNSISQLPVRLAMGKGECWWEIAGKPQFDERQDFVGYRGSAKDITTTFQSRRDAERMAQYDSLTGLANRHRMNKRLTSILQAFRNSKRSCALLMMDLDRFKAVNDTLGHPAGDELLKQVARRIEKVIGEKGEIGRLGGDEFQIILPDMDDRGDLGEIGQKLIQMISQPYQLNGSRAVIGTSVGIAVSPYDGVDVDELVKAADLALYAAKGGGRGQYRFFHIDLTDSAKHRRQIEEDLRDALEHGELKMFFQPIVDSKTHMLKSLEALMRWEHPDRGFIPPSQFIPVAEDLGIINGLGEWAIREVCRQAKEWPVELRVAVNVSAVQFARDDLPEIVKSILMETGFEAHRLELEITESVFLGDTDRTQAMFEELKQTGVRLALDDFGTGYSSLSYLQHAPFDKIKIDQSFVRGATEKGNNNPAIMSAIVSLAQSLNMETVAEGVETKDELNLVAERGASLVQGYIFSPAIPQEELLERLASGQLSYEPRGPDKYRAERRAVYRKISVIHADHSYNVTLRNLSKTGAMIEGLLDVPLETTMVLNLGGGQLAVATVRRSEGYMQGVEFETPLISDGADGLCTRHRVSPYQIEAAGRPLASLPEDPYELLKAELRAGGKGKAFVEIDPSASRRHGRQGM